A genomic segment from Alistipes senegalensis JC50 encodes:
- a CDS encoding nucleoside deaminase: protein MNQLQTDEKFMRLALNEAQKALKEQEVPIGAVVVAGDAVIGRGHNLVETLADPTAHAEMQALTAAAATLGGKYLQECTLYVTVEPCIMCAGAAGWAQVSRVVWGADDPKKGYRRYSENVFHPKTTVTWGVLREECEALMNDFFAGLRG, encoded by the coding sequence ATGAATCAGCTGCAAACCGACGAAAAATTCATGCGCCTGGCACTAAACGAGGCGCAAAAGGCGTTAAAAGAACAGGAGGTGCCCATCGGAGCCGTCGTCGTGGCGGGGGACGCCGTCATCGGACGGGGCCACAACCTCGTGGAGACGCTCGCCGACCCCACGGCCCACGCCGAAATGCAGGCCCTGACGGCCGCGGCCGCGACGCTCGGAGGCAAATACTTGCAGGAGTGCACGTTGTATGTGACAGTCGAGCCGTGCATCATGTGCGCCGGAGCCGCCGGGTGGGCGCAGGTGAGCCGCGTGGTGTGGGGCGCCGACGACCCGAAGAAGGGCTACCGCCGCTACTCCGAAAACGTGTTCCATCCTAAGACCACCGTGACGTGGGGCGTGCTCCGCGAAGAGTGCGAAGCGCTGATGAACGATTTTTTCGCGGGTTTGCGCGGATAG
- a CDS encoding tetratricopeptide repeat protein translates to MKKLFVSVVALLAAVSLSAQDLTAIYNEAAAAYGAKDFAGAAAKFEQVIDQGMDNEDAASLVATAKKTLPNCYFMLGGGALKGKNYDEALKNFTKSAELAELYGDMNQMAKANGWVAKMYQIQGGDAFNNKDYATAAGIFEKGYKADPDNTDMALNLAMSYCEMFMNTGDMAQYERGMEIYEAVAAKTHPKYAEAAAKAKEMITLYTNNMVAKLQEANNFDGIIAAADAMLAKNPASALAEKVRLQAYANKKDYAKVIELAQTAADAQTDPEDKSLMYYLLGAAYNAKEMKPQAIAAFQKVTAGPAAESAKAALAELSK, encoded by the coding sequence ATGAAAAAGTTATTCGTATCGGTAGTCGCGCTGCTGGCGGCGGTATCGCTCTCGGCGCAGGATCTCACGGCAATTTACAACGAGGCGGCGGCCGCTTACGGCGCCAAGGATTTCGCCGGCGCCGCCGCGAAGTTCGAGCAGGTGATCGACCAGGGGATGGACAACGAAGATGCCGCTTCGCTGGTGGCAACCGCCAAGAAGACGCTCCCCAACTGCTATTTCATGCTGGGAGGCGGGGCGCTGAAAGGCAAGAACTACGACGAGGCGCTGAAGAATTTCACCAAGTCCGCCGAGCTGGCCGAGCTCTACGGAGACATGAACCAGATGGCCAAGGCCAACGGCTGGGTCGCCAAGATGTACCAGATTCAGGGCGGCGACGCTTTCAACAACAAGGATTACGCGACGGCCGCCGGCATCTTCGAGAAGGGCTACAAGGCCGACCCCGACAATACGGACATGGCGCTGAACCTGGCGATGAGCTACTGCGAGATGTTTATGAACACGGGCGATATGGCTCAGTACGAACGGGGTATGGAGATCTACGAGGCCGTTGCGGCCAAGACGCACCCCAAATATGCCGAGGCTGCCGCCAAGGCCAAGGAGATGATCACGCTCTACACCAATAACATGGTGGCCAAGTTGCAGGAGGCCAACAACTTCGACGGCATCATCGCCGCAGCCGACGCCATGCTGGCCAAGAATCCGGCGAGCGCGCTGGCCGAGAAGGTCCGTTTGCAGGCTTATGCCAACAAGAAGGATTACGCCAAGGTGATCGAGCTGGCCCAGACCGCCGCCGACGCTCAGACCGATCCCGAGGACAAGAGCCTGATGTACTACCTGCTGGGCGCAGCCTACAACGCCAAGGAGATGAAGCCGCAGGCCATCGCCGCTTTCCAGAAGGTGACCGCAGGTCCCGCTGCCGAGAGCGCCAAGGCCGCGCTGGCCGAGCTGTCGAAGTAG
- the queG gene encoding tRNA epoxyqueuosine(34) reductase QueG, with the protein MLDLLNIKKLAADAGFDLCGVAPCRHLSEGEARFRAWLARGGQSSLGYMERNAEKRFDPRLLVEGARTAVVCAVSYKNTASEGYPAGHRTKIASYACTADYHTTIRAMLAQLLEALRAAYPGLGGRAFTDTAPLAEKQLAAEAGLGWIGRQSLLVTPQFGTCVLLGELILTDEADAYDTPFGEERCGTCRRCVEACPTGAIAPDRTIDTARCISCRTIEKVPESDAGLDGWIFGCDCCQSCCPWNLRAPRHRNAAFDPVFDPLTMDAAAWLGMDETAFEALCGRTPLTRSGLARIRENVRRNIVPEEPSER; encoded by the coding sequence ATGCTCGACCTTCTGAACATCAAAAAACTTGCCGCCGATGCGGGCTTCGACCTCTGCGGCGTCGCGCCGTGCCGCCACCTGTCCGAGGGCGAAGCGCGGTTCCGGGCATGGCTGGCGCGCGGCGGGCAGTCGTCGCTGGGCTACATGGAGCGCAACGCCGAGAAGCGTTTCGACCCCCGGCTGCTGGTCGAGGGGGCCCGCACGGCCGTCGTCTGCGCCGTCTCCTACAAGAACACCGCCTCGGAGGGCTATCCGGCCGGACACCGCACCAAAATCGCCTCCTACGCCTGCACGGCGGACTACCACACGACCATCCGGGCCATGCTCGCGCAGCTGCTCGAGGCCCTGCGCGCGGCGTATCCCGGGCTCGGAGGCCGGGCGTTCACCGACACGGCGCCGCTGGCCGAAAAACAGCTGGCCGCGGAAGCAGGACTGGGCTGGATCGGACGCCAGTCGCTGCTCGTGACGCCGCAGTTCGGCACCTGCGTCCTGCTGGGCGAGCTGATCCTCACCGACGAGGCCGACGCCTACGACACGCCGTTCGGAGAGGAGCGCTGCGGCACGTGCCGCCGGTGCGTCGAAGCCTGCCCCACGGGGGCCATCGCCCCGGACCGGACCATCGACACCGCGCGCTGCATCTCGTGCCGCACCATCGAGAAGGTCCCGGAGAGCGACGCCGGCCTCGACGGCTGGATCTTCGGCTGCGACTGCTGCCAGAGCTGCTGCCCCTGGAACTTGCGCGCGCCGCGGCACCGCAACGCGGCGTTCGACCCCGTGTTCGACCCGCTGACGATGGACGCCGCGGCATGGCTGGGGATGGACGAAACGGCGTTCGAGGCCCTTTGCGGCCGCACGCCGCTGACCCGCAGCGGACTGGCCCGCATCCGGGAAAACGTCCGCCGGAACATCGTCCCCGAAGAGCCCTCGGAACGCTGA
- a CDS encoding AMP-binding protein, whose product MTINTLYELARSSVEKFASKIAFSMFEGEDVTYAEAGRRIAKVQEILTGAGLRAGDKVALLSSNMPNWGVCYFAVTSAGMIAVPILPDFSGEELDMIIEHSEAKALLVSDKLFTKLSRDTIERLNVVVRTKNLGVIAQRVREEGSTGIPKPDDLAVIIYTSGTTSKPKGVMLTHAALCAQGAISEAIFPVGGDDTFLSVLPLSHTYECSIGMIYPFSMGARIVYLDRPPTASALMPALRAIRPSVMLIVPLVIEKIYRHQVLAKFNSTRFWRMLYRIGFMRRYLNRMAGKKLLKLFGGRLRFLGIGGAKLDGGAERFLLEAKVPYAIGYGLTETAPLLAGAAPSQVRLGSTGPQAPGVELRLENVNPETRQGEIVARTPSAMVGYFKNPEATKEAFTADGWFRTGDLGEFDKDGWLYIKGRLKNMIVGPGGENIYPEDIETVLNSHVCIADSIVTEQEGRLIALVHFNREEIESMIDDWREEWESKKEAWEAKTEQLKKEIMDFVNAKVNRFSRISEVVEEKEDFIKTPTQKIKRFLYNKSKKEGKTPDQPATGK is encoded by the coding sequence ATGACAATCAATACATTGTACGAACTGGCCCGCAGCAGCGTGGAGAAGTTCGCGTCGAAAATCGCCTTTTCGATGTTCGAGGGCGAAGACGTGACTTACGCCGAGGCGGGCCGTCGTATTGCCAAAGTGCAGGAAATCCTGACCGGAGCGGGGCTTCGCGCCGGGGACAAGGTGGCCCTGCTGAGCAGCAACATGCCCAACTGGGGCGTCTGCTACTTCGCCGTGACCTCGGCCGGCATGATCGCCGTGCCGATCCTGCCCGACTTCTCGGGCGAGGAGCTCGACATGATCATCGAACACTCCGAGGCCAAGGCGCTGCTGGTTTCCGACAAACTCTTCACCAAACTCTCCCGCGACACCATCGAACGGCTCAACGTCGTGGTCCGCACCAAGAATCTCGGCGTCATCGCCCAGCGCGTCCGCGAGGAGGGTTCGACCGGCATCCCCAAACCCGACGACCTCGCCGTGATCATCTACACCTCGGGCACGACCTCGAAGCCCAAGGGCGTGATGCTGACCCATGCGGCGCTGTGCGCGCAGGGTGCCATCTCGGAGGCGATTTTCCCGGTCGGCGGCGACGATACGTTCCTCTCGGTGCTGCCCCTGTCGCACACCTACGAATGTTCGATCGGCATGATCTATCCCTTCTCGATGGGCGCCCGGATCGTCTATCTCGACCGTCCGCCCACGGCGTCGGCGCTGATGCCCGCCCTGCGGGCCATCCGTCCCTCGGTGATGCTGATCGTGCCGCTGGTCATCGAGAAGATCTACCGCCATCAGGTGCTCGCCAAATTCAACTCCACGCGCTTCTGGCGCATGCTCTACCGGATCGGCTTCATGCGCCGCTATCTCAACCGCATGGCCGGCAAGAAGCTCCTGAAGCTCTTCGGAGGCCGCCTGCGCTTCCTCGGCATCGGCGGAGCGAAGCTCGACGGCGGGGCCGAACGGTTTCTGCTCGAAGCGAAAGTGCCCTATGCCATCGGCTACGGGCTGACCGAGACCGCGCCGCTGCTGGCCGGAGCCGCTCCCTCGCAAGTGCGTCTCGGATCGACGGGCCCCCAGGCGCCGGGGGTCGAACTGCGTTTGGAGAATGTCAATCCCGAAACCCGGCAGGGCGAGATCGTGGCCCGCACGCCGAGCGCGATGGTGGGATATTTCAAGAATCCCGAGGCCACGAAGGAGGCTTTCACGGCCGACGGCTGGTTCCGCACGGGCGATCTCGGGGAGTTCGACAAGGACGGATGGCTCTACATCAAAGGCCGTCTGAAGAATATGATCGTGGGGCCCGGGGGCGAGAATATCTATCCCGAGGACATCGAAACGGTGCTGAATTCGCACGTCTGCATCGCCGATTCGATCGTCACGGAGCAGGAGGGGCGTCTCATAGCCCTCGTGCACTTCAACCGGGAGGAGATCGAGTCGATGATCGACGACTGGCGCGAGGAGTGGGAGAGCAAGAAGGAGGCTTGGGAGGCCAAGACCGAGCAGTTGAAGAAGGAGATCATGGATTTCGTGAACGCCAAGGTCAACCGTTTTTCGCGCATCTCGGAGGTGGTTGAGGAGAAGGAGGATTTCATCAAGACCCCCACGCAGAAGATCAAGCGATTCCTCTACAACAAGAGTAAGAAAGAGGGCAAGACGCCCGATCAGCCGGCTACCGGGAAATAA
- a CDS encoding helix-turn-helix domain-containing protein, with translation MKPRSPKRVNNSLTSAVAWKLKQLRVAKGFSQEYVKENTGVNIQRSESSTTTVSLITLDILCKFYGTSLKEFFNELDQ, from the coding sequence ATGAAGCCGAGAAGCCCGAAAAGAGTGAACAACTCATTGACCTCAGCCGTTGCGTGGAAATTGAAACAACTCCGCGTTGCCAAAGGGTTCTCACAGGAATATGTAAAGGAAAACACCGGAGTAAACATACAACGCAGCGAATCCAGCACGACAACCGTATCCCTGATTACGTTGGATATTCTCTGCAAATTCTACGGCACCTCGCTGAAAGAGTTTTTCAACGAACTCGACCAATAA
- the asnA gene encoding aspartate--ammonia ligase produces the protein MALFIPKEYTAKLAPETMEQAITYLKEIFPDMLARSLRLRRVTAPLFVLSGTGINDDLNGVERPVSFPIRDLGERRAEVVHSLAKWKRMKLGAYKIAPGYGLYTDMNAIRADEELDNIHSLYVDQWDWERTMRPEERNLGFLKGIVETIYEAMKAVEEEVYELYPHITPILPERITFIQSEELLREFPSLTPKEREQAAARKYGALFLIGIGGELSNGQRHDGRAPDYDDWSTPTEGGFKGLNGDIIVWNPVLENAFELSSMGIRVDREALERQLSICGCPERREMEFHRMLLEGRLPLSIGGGIGQSRLCMFYLRCAHIGEVQVSIWPEQMTAECAAHGIYLK, from the coding sequence ATGGCGCTGTTCATTCCGAAAGAGTACACGGCCAAACTCGCTCCCGAAACGATGGAGCAGGCCATCACCTACCTCAAAGAGATTTTTCCCGACATGCTGGCCCGCAGCCTGCGCCTGCGCCGCGTCACGGCCCCGCTGTTCGTGCTTTCGGGCACGGGCATCAACGACGACCTCAACGGCGTGGAACGCCCCGTGTCGTTCCCGATCCGCGACCTGGGCGAACGCCGTGCCGAAGTGGTGCACTCGCTGGCCAAGTGGAAACGCATGAAGCTCGGAGCCTACAAGATCGCCCCGGGATACGGACTCTACACCGACATGAACGCCATCCGCGCCGACGAAGAGCTGGACAACATCCACTCGCTCTACGTCGATCAATGGGACTGGGAGCGCACGATGCGCCCCGAGGAGCGCAACCTCGGCTTCCTGAAAGGGATCGTCGAAACGATCTACGAGGCGATGAAAGCCGTCGAAGAGGAGGTCTACGAACTCTACCCGCACATCACGCCCATCCTGCCCGAACGGATCACGTTCATCCAATCCGAAGAGCTGCTGCGGGAGTTTCCCTCGCTCACGCCCAAGGAGCGCGAGCAGGCCGCCGCACGGAAATACGGCGCGCTGTTCCTCATCGGCATCGGCGGCGAGCTGTCGAACGGCCAGCGTCACGACGGACGCGCCCCGGACTACGACGACTGGAGCACTCCGACCGAAGGGGGATTCAAGGGGCTCAACGGCGACATCATCGTCTGGAACCCGGTTCTCGAAAACGCCTTCGAGTTGTCGAGCATGGGTATCCGCGTGGACCGCGAGGCGCTCGAACGGCAGCTGTCGATCTGCGGATGTCCCGAGCGGCGCGAGATGGAGTTCCACCGGATGCTGCTCGAAGGGCGTCTGCCGCTTTCGATCGGCGGCGGTATCGGACAGTCGCGGTTGTGCATGTTCTACCTGCGGTGCGCCCATATCGGCGAGGTGCAGGTCAGCATCTGGCCCGAGCAGATGACCGCCGAGTGCGCCGCCCACGGCATCTACCTGAAATAA
- a CDS encoding DUF2723 domain-containing protein — protein sequence MQFFKRWNNITGWAVFAVAAIVYLMTMEPVSSLWDCSEFIATSYKLEVGHPPGAPLFMMLARLATLFAFGNPDYVGIAVNAMNSLASAFCILFLFWTVTHLARRLLTRNGGELSVADTVAVLGAGAVGALAYTFTDTFWFSAIEGEVYALSSMFTALVVWLMLKWEEQADEPHASRWIVLIAYLMGLSIGVHILNLLCIPALVFIYYFRKTERVTWKGIAWSTVISGALIVFVNNFIIPYTVWFGAQIDTLFVNTFGLPVNSGITLFALALIVGLGWAAWTAHKRGRVLLNIILLSTTMILVGYSSYASVTIRAAANPPMNSNNPNNPHALLSLLNRDQYGDRPLLYGAQYSAPPEGVKEKKVWYLDEDGKYKTATVLTGYTHSPEFMTLFPRMWNYSKGEKEYKQWAAYRTKTEALRDENGEVRRDAQGRPVRGEVLDFGRRKVYTDSYGETRTVTEPTFGENLNFFFNYQLSYMYWRYFLWNFVGRQSDIQPSRTTITDGNWLSGIRWIDEMYLGPQDNLPREIAENKGRNTYYFLPFLLGLIGLLYQLNRDQRNFSIVMWLFVMMGIALVFYFNTSPGEPRERDYVYAGSFYAFSIWIGFGVLAIRDLIAWITKRSNVTAAAAATVLCMGVPAILAAQNWDDHDRSHRTMARDIGWNYLMSTLPNSIILNYGDNDTFPLWNNQEVYGVRPDVRIMNTSYLGGEWYIDEMKTKANEAAGVPFSLPKRKYTYNNDMIYVTNSIDRAVDIREVMDFVRSDDPRSQIKLSDGSMTDYIPTKRIALPVNKENAVASGIVAEKDRDKMVDTVYINIKKNSLDKNQLMILDMLANFDWKRPIYLTQVYILQDFGLMDYLQFDGYAYRFVPILTPAQNPFEIGRIDPDYAAPLLKETFRYGNLSDPRVYADYFIQYNLSASHARDAFARVAKELLRQERVAEAVELLDLGLERMPTSQVRFTDTNTYPFLEAYYAAAAMGDAEAAEKGDALLREYAQTLIEYIEHYLRFEGAQGDMVSGIIDEKLDQLGDVYYLASYAGRREVLAELNTYYRSLGVSEENLIDAGDKPQQPDSARLKNGI from the coding sequence ATGCAGTTTTTCAAACGCTGGAACAATATCACCGGCTGGGCGGTATTCGCCGTCGCGGCGATCGTCTACCTGATGACCATGGAACCCGTGTCGAGCCTCTGGGACTGCTCGGAGTTCATCGCCACCTCCTACAAGCTCGAAGTGGGGCATCCTCCCGGAGCCCCGCTGTTCATGATGCTGGCGCGCCTGGCCACGCTCTTCGCCTTCGGCAACCCCGACTACGTAGGCATCGCCGTCAACGCCATGAACTCGCTGGCCAGCGCTTTCTGCATTCTGTTCCTGTTCTGGACCGTCACCCACCTGGCGCGGCGTCTGCTGACCCGCAACGGCGGCGAACTCTCCGTGGCCGACACCGTCGCCGTGCTGGGCGCCGGAGCCGTCGGGGCCCTGGCCTACACCTTCACCGACACCTTCTGGTTCTCGGCCATCGAGGGCGAGGTCTACGCCCTGTCGTCGATGTTCACGGCGCTGGTCGTCTGGCTGATGCTCAAATGGGAGGAGCAGGCCGACGAACCCCACGCCTCGCGCTGGATCGTGCTGATCGCCTACCTGATGGGGCTCTCGATCGGCGTGCACATCCTCAACCTGCTGTGTATCCCGGCGCTGGTCTTCATCTACTACTTCCGCAAGACCGAACGGGTGACGTGGAAAGGCATCGCGTGGTCAACCGTGATCTCCGGCGCGCTGATCGTCTTCGTCAACAACTTCATCATCCCCTACACCGTCTGGTTCGGGGCGCAGATCGACACGCTGTTCGTCAACACGTTCGGCCTGCCGGTCAACTCGGGCATCACGCTCTTCGCGCTGGCGCTGATCGTCGGCCTGGGATGGGCCGCATGGACCGCCCACAAGCGGGGCCGCGTGCTGCTGAACATCATCCTGCTCTCGACGACGATGATCCTCGTCGGCTACTCGTCCTACGCCTCGGTGACGATCCGCGCCGCGGCCAACCCGCCGATGAACTCCAACAACCCCAACAACCCGCACGCCCTGCTGTCGCTCCTGAACCGCGACCAGTACGGCGACCGCCCGCTGCTGTACGGCGCGCAGTATTCGGCTCCCCCCGAGGGCGTGAAGGAGAAGAAGGTGTGGTATCTGGACGAGGACGGCAAGTACAAGACCGCCACGGTGCTGACGGGCTACACCCACTCGCCGGAGTTCATGACCCTCTTCCCGCGCATGTGGAACTACTCGAAAGGCGAAAAGGAGTACAAGCAGTGGGCCGCCTACCGCACCAAGACCGAGGCGCTGCGCGACGAGAACGGCGAAGTCCGCCGCGACGCGCAGGGACGCCCCGTGCGCGGCGAGGTGCTCGATTTCGGCCGCAGGAAGGTCTACACCGACTCCTACGGCGAAACCCGCACGGTCACGGAACCGACGTTCGGCGAAAACCTCAACTTCTTCTTCAACTACCAGCTCTCGTACATGTACTGGCGCTATTTCCTGTGGAATTTCGTGGGGCGCCAGAGCGACATACAGCCTTCGCGCACGACGATCACCGACGGCAACTGGCTCTCGGGCATCCGCTGGATCGACGAGATGTACCTCGGCCCGCAGGACAACCTGCCGCGCGAAATCGCCGAAAACAAGGGCCGCAACACCTACTATTTCCTGCCCTTCCTGCTGGGTCTGATCGGGCTGCTGTACCAACTGAACCGTGACCAGCGGAACTTCTCGATCGTGATGTGGTTGTTCGTGATGATGGGCATCGCGCTGGTCTTCTATTTCAACACCTCGCCCGGCGAGCCGCGCGAACGCGACTACGTCTATGCGGGCTCGTTCTATGCCTTCTCGATCTGGATCGGGTTCGGCGTGCTGGCCATCCGCGACCTGATCGCGTGGATCACCAAACGCAGCAACGTCACGGCGGCAGCCGCCGCAACCGTCCTCTGCATGGGCGTTCCGGCGATCCTCGCGGCCCAGAACTGGGACGACCACGACCGCTCGCACCGCACGATGGCCCGCGACATCGGCTGGAACTACCTGATGTCAACGCTTCCCAACTCGATCATCCTCAACTACGGCGACAACGACACCTTCCCGCTGTGGAACAACCAGGAGGTCTACGGCGTGCGCCCCGACGTGCGGATCATGAACACCTCCTACCTCGGGGGCGAATGGTACATCGACGAGATGAAGACCAAGGCCAACGAGGCCGCAGGGGTTCCGTTCTCGCTGCCCAAGCGCAAGTACACCTACAACAACGACATGATCTACGTCACGAACAGCATCGACCGCGCGGTGGACATCCGCGAGGTGATGGACTTCGTGCGCAGCGACGACCCGCGCAGCCAGATCAAGCTCTCTGACGGTTCGATGACCGACTACATCCCCACCAAGCGCATCGCGCTGCCGGTGAACAAGGAGAACGCCGTCGCTTCGGGCATCGTGGCCGAAAAGGACCGCGACAAGATGGTTGACACGGTGTACATCAACATCAAAAAGAACTCGCTGGACAAGAACCAGCTGATGATCCTCGACATGCTGGCCAACTTCGACTGGAAACGCCCGATCTACCTCACGCAGGTCTACATCCTGCAAGACTTCGGACTGATGGACTACCTCCAGTTCGACGGCTACGCCTACCGCTTCGTGCCGATCCTCACCCCGGCGCAGAACCCCTTCGAGATCGGACGCATCGACCCCGACTATGCGGCTCCGCTGCTGAAAGAGACTTTCCGCTATGGCAACCTCTCCGACCCGAGGGTCTACGCCGACTATTTCATCCAGTACAACCTCTCGGCCTCGCACGCCCGCGACGCCTTCGCCCGCGTGGCCAAGGAGCTGCTGCGGCAGGAGCGCGTCGCAGAGGCCGTCGAGCTGCTCGACCTGGGACTGGAACGGATGCCGACTTCGCAGGTGCGCTTCACCGACACCAACACCTACCCCTTCCTCGAAGCCTACTACGCCGCTGCGGCGATGGGCGACGCGGAGGCCGCCGAAAAGGGCGACGCGCTGCTGCGGGAGTATGCCCAGACGCTGATCGAATACATCGAGCACTACCTCCGTTTCGAGGGTGCGCAGGGCGACATGGTTTCGGGCATCATCGACGAGAAGCTCGACCAGCTGGGCGACGTTTACTACCTGGCCAGCTACGCGGGCCGCAGGGAGGTGCTCGCCGAACTGAACACCTACTACCGTTCGCTGGGAGTCTCGGAAGAGAACCTGATCGACGCGGGCGACAAGCCCCAGCAGCCCGATTCGGCCCGCTTAAAAAACGGGATTTAG
- a CDS encoding M15 family metallopeptidase codes for MLKRNLLLAACAVLLCAGVRAQGATDRKMRDAGLIDVLEVDSTLCVRLMYSTDDNFMGRDVYGDLERAYLLPHFAAKLAHAQRLLRERRPGWRMLVCDAARPVCVQRYMYSLVEGTPNQVYVADGTRGGRHNYGVAVDVTLLDAAGREADMGTPVDFFGEEAHTGGEAALVAAGKISAVAARNRELLRSVMREAGLVPYRREWWHYEEPMPMPEVRKRFRLLDF; via the coding sequence ATGTTGAAACGAAACTTGCTTTTGGCGGCGTGTGCCGTCCTGCTCTGCGCGGGCGTCCGGGCGCAGGGCGCGACCGACCGGAAAATGCGCGACGCGGGGCTGATCGACGTGCTCGAAGTGGATTCCACCCTGTGCGTACGGCTGATGTACTCCACGGACGACAATTTCATGGGGCGCGACGTTTACGGCGACCTCGAACGGGCCTATCTGCTGCCGCACTTCGCCGCGAAGCTGGCGCATGCCCAGCGGCTGCTGCGCGAACGGCGTCCCGGGTGGCGGATGCTGGTCTGCGACGCGGCGCGTCCGGTCTGCGTCCAGCGGTATATGTACAGCCTGGTCGAGGGGACTCCGAATCAGGTCTATGTGGCCGACGGCACCCGCGGAGGACGCCACAACTACGGCGTGGCGGTCGATGTGACGCTGCTCGACGCCGCGGGGCGCGAGGCCGACATGGGAACGCCGGTCGATTTCTTCGGCGAGGAGGCCCACACCGGGGGCGAGGCCGCGCTGGTCGCCGCGGGGAAGATCTCGGCCGTGGCGGCCCGCAACCGCGAACTGCTCCGGTCGGTCATGCGCGAGGCCGGGCTGGTTCCCTACCGCCGCGAATGGTGGCACTACGAGGAGCCGATGCCGATGCCCGAGGTGCGCAAACGCTTCCGGCTGCTCGATTTTTGA
- the cysS gene encoding cysteine--tRNA ligase, whose translation MDSKLVLYNTLTRRKEEFEPLVPGRVGMYVCGPTVYGDPHLGHARPAVTFDLLFRYLKASGYKVRYVRNITDVGHLEHDADEGEDKIAKKARLEQLEPMEVAHYYTERYHRAMEALNVETPSIEPYASGHIIEQIEFVKKILADGYAYESNGSVYFDVEKYNAKYNYGRLSGRNLDDIVANTRELDGQSDKRHSYDFALWKKAAPEHIMRWPSPWGEGFPGWHMECSAMSTRYLGERFDIHGGGMDLMFPHHECEIAQSTAALGHDSARYWVHNNMITINGQKMGKSLGNFITLEELFTGSHKLLAQAFSPMTIRFFVLQAHYRSTLDFSNEALQAAEKGLDRLMKGIEALGKIKPAAASTVNPAELETRCAEAMADDLNSPMVISALFDWVRIINQLIDGSQTITAADLETLTATVRRYAFDILGLRDEKAAGAASGRDYVTPLVEMLLDERLKARAAKDWAASDRIRDGLAAAGIRVKDRKDGTDWELE comes from the coding sequence ATGGATTCCAAACTCGTACTTTACAATACGCTCACCCGCCGCAAGGAGGAGTTCGAACCCCTCGTGCCGGGCCGCGTGGGCATGTATGTCTGCGGTCCCACGGTCTACGGCGATCCGCATCTGGGCCACGCCCGCCCCGCCGTGACGTTCGACCTGCTGTTCCGCTACCTCAAGGCTTCGGGATACAAGGTGCGCTACGTGCGCAACATCACGGACGTGGGGCATCTGGAGCACGACGCCGACGAGGGAGAGGACAAGATCGCCAAGAAGGCCCGGCTCGAACAGCTGGAGCCGATGGAGGTGGCCCACTACTACACGGAGCGTTACCACCGGGCGATGGAGGCCCTCAATGTCGAGACCCCCTCGATCGAGCCCTACGCTTCGGGCCACATCATCGAGCAGATCGAGTTCGTGAAGAAGATCCTCGCCGACGGCTACGCCTACGAGTCCAACGGCTCGGTCTATTTCGACGTTGAAAAGTACAACGCCAAATACAACTACGGCAGGTTGTCGGGCCGCAACCTCGACGACATCGTCGCCAACACGCGCGAACTGGACGGGCAGTCGGACAAACGCCACTCCTACGATTTCGCGCTGTGGAAGAAAGCGGCGCCCGAACACATCATGCGGTGGCCGTCGCCCTGGGGCGAGGGATTCCCGGGCTGGCACATGGAGTGCTCGGCGATGTCCACGCGCTACCTCGGGGAGCGTTTCGACATCCACGGCGGCGGCATGGACCTGATGTTTCCGCACCACGAGTGCGAGATCGCGCAGTCTACCGCTGCGCTGGGCCACGACTCGGCACGGTATTGGGTGCACAACAACATGATCACGATCAACGGGCAGAAGATGGGCAAGTCGCTGGGGAATTTCATCACCCTCGAAGAGCTCTTCACCGGGTCGCACAAACTGCTGGCGCAGGCTTTCTCGCCCATGACCATCCGCTTCTTCGTCTTGCAGGCCCACTACCGCTCGACGCTCGATTTCTCGAACGAGGCTTTGCAGGCCGCCGAAAAGGGGCTGGACCGTCTGATGAAAGGCATCGAGGCTTTGGGGAAAATCAAACCCGCGGCGGCTTCGACGGTGAACCCCGCGGAGCTGGAGACCCGCTGCGCCGAGGCGATGGCCGACGACCTCAATTCACCGATGGTCATTTCGGCGTTGTTCGACTGGGTGCGCATCATCAACCAGCTGATCGACGGTTCGCAGACGATCACCGCCGCCGATCTCGAAACCCTTACGGCCACCGTCCGCCGCTATGCCTTCGACATTCTGGGTCTGCGCGACGAAAAGGCCGCCGGAGCCGCTTCGGGCCGGGATTACGTGACGCCGCTGGTCGAAATGCTGCTGGACGAGCGGCTGAAGGCCCGTGCCGCGAAGGATTGGGCCGCCTCGGACCGCATCCGCGACGGGCTGGCCGCGGCCGGCATCCGCGTCAAGGACCGCAAGGACGGCACGGACTGGGAGCTGGAATAG